From a single Nostoc edaphicum CCNP1411 genomic region:
- a CDS encoding GNAT family N-acetyltransferase has translation MPILRTLQPGDEVSLEAFLLQHTDTSMFLRSNWRAAGLLDQGARFQGTYVAAYIDESIVAVAAHFWNGMIVVQAPVYLQEVVQAVVAQSGRAISGISGPAAQVEATKSILGLSNRTTQLDEFEILFSLILRDLQIPQALASAKVECRLPHPEELELLTEWRVAYSMETLGQRDTPSLKPVCRLAIEAYQTTAMHWVLVAGDTPVSYSAFNASLPDIVQIGGVWTPPALRGKGYAKSVVAGSLLDARSQGVKRAILFTGHNNQAAQAVYRGIGFLPTGEKYGLVLFEETQA, from the coding sequence GTGCCTATTTTGAGAACTCTGCAACCTGGAGATGAAGTATCGCTGGAAGCATTTCTCTTGCAACACACTGATACTTCTATGTTTTTGCGCTCTAATTGGCGAGCGGCGGGACTGCTTGACCAAGGTGCCAGATTTCAAGGAACTTATGTAGCAGCCTACATAGATGAAAGTATAGTGGCAGTTGCAGCCCATTTTTGGAATGGGATGATTGTAGTTCAAGCCCCTGTATATCTGCAAGAGGTGGTACAAGCAGTTGTGGCACAATCTGGACGTGCCATCTCTGGAATTAGTGGCCCAGCAGCACAAGTCGAAGCGACAAAAAGCATTTTGGGACTTAGCAACCGAACAACTCAGCTTGATGAGTTTGAGATATTGTTTTCTCTAATACTGCGAGACTTGCAAATACCTCAAGCTTTAGCATCAGCAAAGGTAGAGTGTCGTTTACCACATCCAGAGGAGTTGGAATTACTCACAGAATGGCGTGTTGCCTATAGTATGGAAACTTTAGGACAAAGAGATACTCCCAGTTTAAAACCTGTTTGCCGTCTCGCAATTGAAGCATATCAAACTACGGCTATGCATTGGGTTTTGGTAGCAGGAGATACCCCAGTTTCCTACTCTGCTTTCAATGCCAGTCTACCTGATATTGTGCAAATTGGTGGAGTCTGGACACCGCCAGCCCTGCGCGGTAAAGGCTACGCCAAAAGTGTGGTAGCAGGCTCGTTGTTAGATGCGCGATCGCAGGGAGTAAAACGTGCCATCCTATTTACAGGTCATAATAACCAAGCAGCCCAAGCTGTTTATCGAGGAATTGGCTTTTTGCCTA